A region of Lycium barbarum isolate Lr01 chromosome 1, ASM1917538v2, whole genome shotgun sequence DNA encodes the following proteins:
- the LOC132603083 gene encoding fructokinase, which produces MAVNGSASSGGLIVSFGEMLIDFVPTVSGVSLAEAPGFLKAPGGAPANVAIAVTRLGGKSAFVGKLGDDEFGHMLAGILKQNGVQADGINFDKGARTALAFVTLRADGEREFMFYRNPSADMLLTPNELNLDLIRSAKVFHYGSISLIVEPCRSAHLKAMEVAKEAGALLSYDPNLRLPLWPSAEEARTQIKSIWNKADVIKVSDVELEFLTGSDKIDDESAMSLWHPNLKLLLVTLGEKGCNYYTKKFHGSVDAFHVKTVDTTGAGDSFVGALLTKIVDNQAILEDEARLKEVLRFSCACGAITTTKKGAIPALPTESEALTLLKGGA; this is translated from the exons atgGCAGTTAACGGAAGTGCTTCTTCAGGTGGTTTGATCGTTAGTTTCGGTGAGATGTTAATCGATTTCGTTCCAACAGTTTCCGGCGTATCCTTAGCCGAAGCTCCGGGTTTTCTCAAAGCTCCGGGCGGCGCGCCGGCTAACGTAGCTATCGCCGTCACAAGACTCGGCGGTAAATCGGCGTTCGTCGGGAAATTGGGTGATGATGAGTTTGGACATATGCTTGCTGGGATTTTGAAACAGAACGGTGTTCAAGCTGATGGGATTAATTTTGATAAGGGTGCTAGAACGGCGTTGGCGTTCGTGACTCTACGCGCTGATGGAGAGCGTGAGTTCATGTTTTATAGGAATCCTAGTGCTGATATGTTGCTTACACCCAATGAGTTGAATCTTGATCTTATTAGATCT GCTAAGGTGTTCCACTACGGATCAATTAGTTTGATCGTGGAGCCATGCAGATCAGCACATTTGAAGGCAATGGAAGTAGCAAAGGAGGCTGGAGCATTGCTCTCTTATGACCCAAACCTCCGTTTGCCACTGTGGCCATCAGCAGAGGAGGCGAGGACCCAAATCAAGAGCATCTGGAACAAGGCTGATGTGATCAAGGTCAGTGATGTCGAGCTCGAATTCCTCACTGGAAGTGACAAGATTGATGATGAATCCGCCATGTCTTTATGGCATCCCAACTTGAAGCTCCTCTTGGTCACCCTTGGTGAGAAGGGTTGCAACTATTACACCAAG AAATTCCATGGAAGCGTTGATGCATTCCATGTGAAGACTGTTGACACCACCGGAGCTGGTGATTCTTTTGTTGGTGCCCTTCTAACCAAGATTGTTGATAACCAAGCCATTCTTGAG GATGAAGCAAGGTTGAAGGAAGTACTAAGGTTTTCATGTGCATGTGGAGCCATCACGACCACCAAGAAAGGAGCAATCCCAGCTCTGCCTACTGAATCTGAAGCCCTCACTTTGCTCAAGGGAGGAGcatag